ACGCGGTGCCGATGGCGACGATCGCTCCGAGAATGGCGAGGCTGCGGCCGAGCACGCGCAGCATCTCCCACGGTCCGGTCGGGCCCGTGCCGCCATCGGTCAGTGAGGCGAGATCGTCGGGCGTCGCGTCGTCACCGGCCCCGACTCGGAACGTGATCGCACCACCGATCGAATGGCCGTCGGCCGACACGACACTCCACGACAGCGCGAACCATCCCCCTTCGCTGGTGTCGACGGGCGCCCGCATTACGTCGCCCCCCGACGGCGCAAGTTCGGTGCGGTTCCCATCGGCGTCGACCAGGACGAACGAGCGGGCCTGAACGGACTCGTTGAACGTGAACACCACCTCGTCGATTGGCGTATCGAGGTGCGCACCGTTGGGCGGATCGGTCGTCACGAGCGCAGCGTGGGCTCCGGCCGCGGGGGTGACGGCGACGAACGACAGCAGGACGGCGACCACGACCGCTGTCGCCTTCGAAACTGAGATGGTCCGGTGAAAGGTCATGACGTGGGGCACGTTTCTGATCGAGACGCAAGGTCGGATCGGGTGGGGTAAGGGGTCACGCCGGCGACCTGGCCGACGTGCCCCCCAACTCGGCGATCAGGCCGGGCGTTTGCGAAGGGCGAGGCCCGCCCCGACCGCTGCGAGTGCGATCGCCACCACGCCGAGGACGCGGGCGACGGCGTCGCTACTTGACTCGGCCTCGGCGTTGTCGGCGCTGTCGGCGCTGTCCTCCGACGGCGCGTCGTCGTGGCCGTCGGTACCGTCGGCTGCGACGAGTTTCACCATCGGGGCCGGGTGCTCGGCCTCGGGGTCGGCCTCGAGCCACGACGATGTTCCGCCGCCGACGCAGTACTGCACCGTCGGCAACAACAGGTCGTCGCCAGCGTGTTCGGGGACCTTCATGGAGATACCGAAGCGTTGGTACTCGTCGTCGGGCAGCGGGTCGCCCTCGGCCGTCCAGGACACGACCGAGACGTACTCGTCGACCTGCTCACCGTGCAGGTCGATCGGCTCGTCGAGAGGAGCCCGCTCGTAGGAGACCGTCCATCCGGCAATGGACTCGGCCTTCACCGAGCTGATCTCGTCGTTGAGTTGCACCTCGACCCGTTCGGTCGCAGCGCCGTCGCAGCCGTGGGGAATCTGCAACTCGATCGTTGCGTACCCGCCAGCGGGTGCGGTCGACGGAACGGGGGTGACGTGTGCGGATGCCACCGGCGTCAGTGCGAAGAGCGCGGCGATGGACGCGCCAGCGAACGCGGCGGGTTTGAAGATATTTGTGGTCATGTGTTGCGAGCCTCCTGGCTCGTGGGAACTGCGAGTGAAATCGGATGTCAGATCGGGACAGGTCGATTTCGAGGAGGCCCGCGAAGCGAGGGTGGCCAGCCGCGTTGTGCCGATTGAAGACGCACCGGGCGTGCTGCAACCCGTTCGGGTATCGCAGCCGCGACACGGACCCGACGCGGAACCCGGCCGAACGCCGCAGCGACAACTGCCGCGACCACCGCCGCGACCTCGACGACCTTTCGGCCCAGGCGGGCCACCAGCAACGCTGCCGGCAACTGCAGGGCGATCGCGAGGAGGACCCGACGATCGGCGACCATGGCGACCGGGTCCACCC
The DNA window shown above is from Microthrixaceae bacterium and carries:
- a CDS encoding YcnI family protein — protein: MTTNIFKPAAFAGASIAALFALTPVASAHVTPVPSTAPAGGYATIELQIPHGCDGAATERVEVQLNDEISSVKAESIAGWTVSYERAPLDEPIDLHGEQVDEYVSVVSWTAEGDPLPDDEYQRFGISMKVPEHAGDDLLLPTVQYCVGGGTSSWLEADPEAEHPAPMVKLVAADGTDGHDDAPSEDSADSADNAEAESSSDAVARVLGVVAIALAAVGAGLALRKRPA